A genomic segment from Saprospiraceae bacterium encodes:
- a CDS encoding DedA family protein has product MDWINQLIDFILHIDSHLSELVATYGILIYIILFLILFCETGLVIAPFLPGDSLLFAAGTMAATGNMNLFVLCLICILGAVLGNQVNFTIGKYFGPRIFEKDRKYIRKDYLDKTHLFYEKHGGKALIIGRYIPFIRTFVPFVAGISQMDSYKFTVYNVAGALLWIIPVVGVGYLFGNIPVVKENFSIIVLAILILSVLPMLIGLISAWIHSKK; this is encoded by the coding sequence ATGGATTGGATAAATCAGTTGATTGATTTTATTTTACATATAGATAGTCATTTGTCGGAACTCGTTGCGACCTATGGAATCCTGATCTATATTATTTTATTTCTAATTTTATTTTGTGAAACAGGATTAGTCATAGCACCTTTTTTGCCAGGAGATTCCTTATTGTTTGCTGCTGGGACGATGGCTGCTACAGGTAATATGAACCTTTTTGTTCTGTGTTTAATTTGTATTCTTGGTGCTGTATTAGGAAATCAAGTCAATTTTACAATTGGAAAATATTTTGGACCCAGAATTTTTGAGAAAGATCGAAAATACATTCGCAAAGATTATCTGGATAAAACACATTTGTTTTATGAAAAACACGGCGGAAAAGCACTCATTATAGGCCGATACATTCCATTTATTAGAACCTTTGTTCCATTTGTTGCGGGCATTAGTCAAATGGATTCGTATAAATTTACTGTGTACAATGTAGCAGGTGCATTATTATGGATAATTCCTGTTGTAGGTGTTGGTTATTTATTTGGAAATATTCCTGTAGTAAAAGAAAATTTCTCTATTATAGTTTTAGCAATTCTGATTCTATCCGTTTTGCCTATGTTAATCGGTTTAATTTCTGCATGGATACATTCAAAAAAATAG
- a CDS encoding cation:dicarboxylase symporter family transporter — protein MISKLSKFQKLFLWIASGCALVSCILFFIDLDISDQVTGSLRWLGICVLILYALPKKSLTLWIFVSMLIGAEIGYDFPAIGIELNIFSKIFIKLIKCIIAPLLFGTLIVGIAGHSNTQQVGRLGLKSLIYFEVVTTLALIIGLVAINISKAGVGIQALNNSEKLPEVAKAQGWKDIVMHIFPENFIKSIAEGQVLQIVVFCVLFAVALMKIKHEKKKPILDFAESLSAVMFKVTDLIMYLAPFAVAGAIAYTIANMGIDVLKNLLLLLATLYCALFVFILGVLLPIALFFKIPIKRFLSHAAQPVTIAFGTASSEAALPVAMENMEKFGVSREVVAFVLPTGLSFNLDGSTLYLALATIFVAQAAGIELSISQQIIMLLTLMLTSKGVAGVARASLVILAGMAASFGLPDWPIAAILGIDALMDMARTAVNTLGNCLATAVVGKWENELHIPKSGDRWQEIDHPI, from the coding sequence ATGATTTCTAAACTTAGTAAATTCCAAAAATTATTTTTATGGATTGCCAGTGGTTGCGCATTAGTCTCGTGTATTCTGTTTTTTATAGATCTTGATATTTCCGATCAAGTTACAGGATCTTTACGGTGGTTAGGAATTTGTGTACTTATACTCTATGCATTACCTAAAAAAAGTCTGACCCTTTGGATTTTTGTCAGCATGTTAATTGGCGCTGAAATTGGTTATGACTTTCCGGCAATCGGAATAGAATTAAATATTTTTAGCAAAATTTTTATTAAATTAATTAAATGCATTATTGCCCCATTGTTATTTGGGACTTTGATTGTTGGGATCGCTGGACACTCTAATACACAACAGGTGGGACGACTAGGCTTAAAATCGCTTATCTATTTTGAAGTTGTTACAACACTAGCGCTTATTATCGGATTGGTTGCGATCAATATTAGTAAAGCCGGAGTTGGTATTCAGGCATTAAACAATTCTGAAAAACTTCCTGAAGTTGCAAAAGCACAGGGTTGGAAAGATATTGTAATGCATATTTTTCCTGAAAATTTTATAAAATCGATCGCTGAAGGTCAAGTGTTGCAAATAGTAGTATTCTGTGTTCTTTTTGCAGTTGCCTTAATGAAAATAAAACATGAAAAGAAAAAACCCATATTGGATTTTGCTGAATCCCTTTCAGCAGTCATGTTTAAAGTTACAGATTTGATCATGTATTTAGCGCCATTTGCTGTTGCAGGTGCAATTGCTTATACCATTGCCAATATGGGTATTGATGTTTTAAAAAACCTACTCTTGTTGCTTGCAACCTTGTATTGTGCATTGTTTGTTTTTATACTTGGTGTCTTACTCCCTATTGCGTTGTTTTTTAAAATTCCTATCAAACGCTTTTTATCCCATGCAGCCCAACCCGTTACCATAGCATTTGGAACTGCCAGCTCAGAAGCAGCATTACCAGTAGCGATGGAGAATATGGAAAAATTTGGAGTCTCCCGAGAAGTTGTGGCTTTTGTATTACCAACAGGTCTAAGTTTTAATTTGGATGGCTCAACACTCTATCTCGCGTTGGCAACTATTTTTGTTGCACAAGCTGCTGGAATCGAGTTGAGTATTAGTCAGCAAATCATTATGTTACTCACCTTGATGTTGACCAGTAAAGGAGTTGCAGGGGTCGCTCGCGCATCTTTGGTAATACTTGCAGGAATGGCTGCCAGTTTTGGTTTACCTGATTGGCCCATCGCCGCTATACTAGGAATTGATGCTTTGATGGATATGGCACGCACTGCTGTAAATACCTTAGGCAATTGTTTAGCTACCGCAGTGGTAGGTAAATGGGAAAATGAACTTCATATTCCTAAATCCGGAGATCGCTGGCAGGAAATAGATCATCCTATTTAA
- a CDS encoding metal-dependent hydrolase, giving the protein MDSITQVILGAACGEAVLGKKIGNRAMIWGGIAGTIPDLDVVANLVSDPLTALAFHRGPMHSLLFACVVPFILGPLIKKLYDRNWPERRAWKIAGYSIGLLLFVFVSILITLLANLFTGGIAWWSILFFSSLGILFFYYRYQQVFKQVNVVEQASKWEWIHLFFWAIFTHPILDMFTTFGTRLFWPFSDVRVAISSVSIADPFYTIPFAVFLLLAALQNRLSIWRRYFYRTAVIVSSIYFVFTLYNKQKIDTLFENSLKMNQIECEKYMTVPTILNNFLWFNIAKKGDQYHYAYYSIFDEEDTIGPLATVNGNHSLFNPYRDQDVAKCLPWFSNDFYKLSAKDSGTLIYYDLRYGATGNNLNSDDDIVFKFMLRDSSGKLMMDKSQPQPENNRDQIDKFKRRIVGIKD; this is encoded by the coding sequence ATGGATTCAATAACTCAGGTAATTCTTGGCGCAGCTTGCGGAGAAGCAGTTTTGGGTAAAAAAATAGGAAACCGCGCCATGATTTGGGGAGGAATTGCCGGAACGATACCCGATTTGGATGTTGTCGCCAATTTGGTTTCAGACCCTTTAACTGCTTTAGCATTTCACAGAGGACCGATGCACTCTTTGTTATTTGCCTGCGTTGTACCCTTTATTTTAGGGCCCTTAATTAAGAAATTGTACGACAGGAATTGGCCAGAACGACGGGCATGGAAAATTGCCGGATATTCAATCGGACTGTTACTTTTTGTTTTTGTAAGTATCCTGATTACATTACTTGCTAATTTATTTACCGGAGGGATCGCGTGGTGGAGTATTTTATTTTTTAGCAGCTTAGGAATCCTGTTTTTTTACTACAGATACCAGCAGGTTTTTAAACAAGTCAATGTAGTTGAACAAGCATCAAAATGGGAGTGGATCCATTTGTTTTTCTGGGCCATTTTCACACATCCCATTTTAGATATGTTTACAACCTTTGGAACGCGCCTTTTTTGGCCATTTAGCGATGTCAGGGTAGCGATTTCCAGTGTATCCATTGCAGATCCATTCTATACAATTCCGTTTGCAGTTTTTTTGTTATTAGCTGCTTTGCAAAATCGACTGAGCATCTGGAGAAGGTATTTTTATCGAACAGCCGTAATCGTCAGTTCGATTTATTTTGTTTTTACCCTTTACAACAAACAGAAGATTGATACATTATTTGAGAACAGTTTAAAAATGAATCAAATTGAATGTGAAAAGTATATGACGGTTCCTACCATATTAAATAATTTCCTCTGGTTTAATATTGCTAAAAAGGGAGATCAGTATCATTATGCATACTATTCCATTTTTGATGAAGAAGATACAATAGGTCCATTGGCTACCGTGAATGGGAATCACTCGCTGTTTAATCCTTATAGAGATCAAGATGTTGCGAAATGCCTTCCCTGGTTTAGTAATGATTTTTATAAATTGTCTGCTAAAGATTCTGGAACTTTAATTTATTATGATTTAAGGTATGGTGCTACAGGCAATAATTTGAATTCTGATGATGATATCGTATTTAAATTTATGCTGAGAGATAGCTCCGGAAAATTAATGATGGATAAATCACAACCTCAACCAGAAAATAATCGGGATCAAATCGATAAATTTAAAAGGCGCATCGTTGGAATTAAGGATTAA
- a CDS encoding class I SAM-dependent methyltransferase yields the protein MTEKRFLDQAYFDENSESWDKRVAIHEKSSFYDLNGFLNGNNSLTEIEQTELGDVSGKRLLHLQCHFGMDTLSLSRLGADCVGIDFSREAILKARSLNEQLKLNGSFYESNVLDVLDLGLGLFDIVFTSYGTICWLPDLDQWAYVIAKSLHKNGMFYFADFHPLLYLFDFNSKEIRYSYYNLRKPYTEIETGSYAEVNDPSTFKSHFWSHSIDEIIGVLLKNKLEIKQLNEIDYSPYNCFPNLNPIGKNRFRFELEHTSLPHVLLIKAFKK from the coding sequence ATGACAGAGAAACGGTTTTTAGATCAGGCTTATTTTGATGAAAATAGTGAATCCTGGGATAAGCGTGTTGCAATTCATGAAAAGTCATCATTCTATGACTTAAATGGATTTTTAAATGGGAATAATAGTCTAACTGAGATAGAACAAACAGAATTAGGAGATGTTTCGGGAAAGCGTCTTTTGCATCTTCAATGTCATTTTGGAATGGATACGCTTTCATTAAGTCGTTTGGGTGCCGATTGCGTTGGTATTGATTTTTCCAGAGAGGCTATTTTAAAAGCACGATCTTTAAACGAACAATTAAAATTGAATGGTAGTTTTTATGAGTCGAATGTGCTCGATGTTTTAGACTTAGGACTTGGTTTATTTGATATTGTCTTTACAAGTTATGGTACCATTTGTTGGTTGCCGGATTTAGATCAATGGGCTTATGTAATTGCAAAATCACTCCATAAAAATGGCATGTTTTATTTTGCGGATTTCCACCCATTACTTTATTTATTTGATTTTAATTCCAAAGAAATTCGATATTCTTATTACAATTTAAGAAAACCATATACCGAAATTGAAACAGGAAGTTATGCAGAAGTGAATGATCCATCAACATTTAAGTCGCATTTTTGGTCTCATTCAATAGATGAAATCATTGGCGTTTTATTGAAAAACAAACTTGAAATCAAACAATTAAATGAGATAGATTATTCTCCTTACAATTGCTTTCCAAATTTAAATCCTATTGGTAAAAATAGATTTAGATTTGAATTAGAACATACGAGCCTTCCGCATGTTCTATTAATCAAAGCATTTAAAAAGTAA
- a CDS encoding DUF3467 domain-containing protein — MEEQNNQNQLNIELTEEIAEGIYSNLAIISHSHSEFVVDFIRLMPNVPKAKVKSRIVLTPQHAKRLLKALNDNLSKYENQYGVILDPEPQMMPPMSFNTPTAQA; from the coding sequence ATGGAAGAACAAAATAACCAAAACCAATTAAATATTGAGTTAACTGAAGAAATAGCAGAAGGTATTTATTCGAATTTAGCCATTATATCACATTCTCATTCCGAATTTGTAGTTGATTTTATAAGGTTGATGCCAAATGTACCTAAAGCAAAAGTAAAATCGCGCATCGTGCTCACACCGCAGCATGCCAAAAGACTTTTAAAAGCACTCAATGATAATTTATCTAAGTATGAAAATCAATATGGTGTAATCCTTGATCCTGAACCTCAAATGATGCCACCGATGTCATTTAATACGCCTACTGCTCAAGCTTAA
- the ruvB gene encoding Holliday junction branch migration DNA helicase RuvB yields the protein MRNPNLDGDAQNLNIDDKQVERALRPKELLDFTGQESVVDNLRIFIAAAKLRGEALDHVLLHGPPGLGKTTLSHIIANELGSDLKMSSGPVLEKPGDLAGLLTNLQEGDVLFIDEIHRLNTVVEEYLYSAMEDYRIDILIDTGPSARSIQINVNPFTLIGATTRVGMLTAPLRSRFSITCHLDYYNHKQLEIILRRSAQILQIPFEEEGIQEIARRSRGTPRIANALLRRIRDFAQIKGNGNLTAEIASFGLNALNVDSLGLDEMDNRILSSIIEKFNGGPVGLSTIATAVGEEAGTIEEVHEPFLIMEGFIQRTPRGRIATPKAFQHMGYPGGNSNPGLLF from the coding sequence ATGCGTAACCCAAATCTGGATGGAGATGCCCAAAATCTGAATATCGATGACAAGCAAGTCGAACGGGCCTTACGTCCTAAAGAATTACTTGATTTTACCGGTCAGGAATCGGTTGTAGATAATTTAAGAATTTTTATTGCAGCAGCTAAACTAAGAGGCGAAGCTTTGGATCATGTCTTATTGCATGGGCCACCAGGTTTAGGAAAAACAACCTTATCACATATCATTGCCAATGAATTAGGGTCTGATTTAAAAATGAGTTCTGGTCCGGTGCTCGAAAAACCTGGAGATTTGGCAGGATTGCTGACAAATCTGCAAGAAGGGGATGTTCTGTTTATAGATGAAATACACCGACTGAATACGGTAGTTGAAGAATACCTCTATTCTGCTATGGAGGATTATCGGATCGATATCTTGATAGATACTGGTCCAAGTGCCCGGTCAATCCAGATTAATGTAAATCCATTTACCTTAATTGGCGCAACAACCCGTGTGGGAATGCTAACCGCCCCTCTTCGTTCTAGATTTAGTATTACCTGCCACCTCGATTACTACAATCACAAACAATTGGAAATTATCTTGAGGCGTTCCGCTCAGATTTTGCAAATTCCATTTGAAGAAGAAGGCATTCAGGAAATTGCCCGCCGAAGCAGAGGCACTCCTCGAATTGCTAATGCACTATTGCGAAGGATTCGTGATTTTGCTCAAATTAAAGGAAATGGAAACCTGACTGCAGAAATCGCTTCTTTCGGATTAAATGCTTTAAATGTAGACAGCTTAGGTTTGGATGAAATGGACAATCGAATATTAAGTTCAATTATTGAAAAATTTAATGGGGGTCCGGTTGGTTTATCAACCATAGCCACAGCTGTTGGGGAAGAAGCTGGAACGATTGAGGAAGTTCATGAGCCCTTTTTAATAATGGAAGGGTTTATTCAACGCACTCCAAGAGGCCGCATTGCAACTCCAAAGGCTTTTCAACATATGGGGTATCCAGGCGGGAATAGTAACCCTGGGCTATTGTTTTAA
- the icd gene encoding NADP-dependent isocitrate dehydrogenase, whose protein sequence is MNATKITIANGKLNVPDHVIIPFIEGDGTGQDIWAASVRVFDAAVDKAYQGTRKISWKEVLAGEKAFNQTKNWLPEETLDVIKECLVAIKGPLTTPVGGGIRSLNVALRQQLDLYACVRPVRWFEGVPSPVKEPHKVDMTIYRENTEDIYAGIEFQEGTEDSIKFMDWLKTNFPDKFKKIRFPQSTGIGIKPVSKEGTFRLVRAALEFAINNKRKSVSLVHKGNIMKFTEGSFMDWGYELAKTEYGAELLDGGPWMKLPNGIIIKDVIADAFLQQILLRPEEYDVIATLNLNGDYISDALAAQVGGIGIAPGANINYTTGHAIFEATHGTAPKYAGLDKVNPSSVILSGVMMFEYMGWNEAAQLIINGLEKAIRTKRVTYDFHRLMEGASLLKCSEFGDEIILNMNK, encoded by the coding sequence ATGAACGCAACAAAAATTACGATTGCTAATGGAAAGTTGAATGTACCGGATCATGTAATTATTCCTTTTATTGAAGGAGATGGAACGGGCCAGGATATTTGGGCTGCCTCTGTCCGTGTATTTGATGCTGCCGTTGACAAAGCATATCAGGGAACGAGAAAGATCAGTTGGAAAGAAGTATTAGCCGGTGAAAAAGCATTTAATCAAACGAAAAATTGGTTACCCGAAGAAACTTTGGATGTAATTAAGGAATGTCTGGTTGCTATAAAAGGACCTTTGACAACACCCGTTGGTGGTGGCATCCGTTCTTTAAATGTGGCTTTGCGTCAACAGCTTGATTTATATGCTTGCGTTCGTCCGGTACGCTGGTTTGAAGGAGTTCCATCACCAGTTAAAGAGCCTCATAAAGTTGACATGACCATCTATCGGGAAAACACAGAAGACATTTATGCAGGGATTGAATTTCAGGAAGGAACAGAAGATTCAATAAAATTTATGGATTGGCTAAAAACCAATTTTCCTGATAAATTTAAAAAAATCCGTTTCCCACAATCTACTGGTATTGGTATCAAACCAGTTTCAAAAGAAGGAACGTTTCGCTTAGTACGCGCTGCCCTTGAATTTGCAATTAATAATAAACGCAAATCTGTTAGCCTTGTACACAAAGGAAACATCATGAAATTTACTGAGGGAAGTTTTATGGATTGGGGTTACGAATTGGCAAAAACTGAATATGGCGCAGAATTATTAGATGGAGGACCTTGGATGAAATTACCCAATGGGATTATCATTAAGGATGTCATTGCTGATGCTTTTCTTCAACAAATTTTATTGCGTCCTGAAGAATACGATGTAATTGCTACCTTAAATTTAAATGGAGATTATATTTCAGATGCTTTAGCCGCACAAGTCGGTGGAATCGGTATTGCTCCAGGTGCAAATATTAATTATACAACCGGACATGCCATATTTGAAGCTACGCATGGAACTGCCCCTAAATATGCCGGATTAGATAAAGTAAATCCTAGTTCAGTGATCCTGTCAGGAGTAATGATGTTTGAATATATGGGCTGGAATGAAGCTGCTCAGCTTATAATAAACGGATTAGAAAAAGCAATTCGGACCAAGCGGGTGACTTATGATTTTCATCGATTAATGGAAGGTGCAAGTTTATTAAAGTGCAGTGAATTTGGGGATGAAATCATTTTAAATATGAATAAATAA
- a CDS encoding DUF1573 domain-containing protein, whose translation MKNILSLIAMVFCVGYLSAQTAAPASNTTPAKTGGPHLQWEATVIDYGEIKKGSDPLRKALFTNTGTEPLIIKSARGSCGCTVPTWPKDPIMPGEKGVIEIRYDTQRVGPINKSVSVSTNESDEETRVTIKGNISSDEEQTLPKSEGNVLTPKG comes from the coding sequence ATGAAAAACATTTTATCTCTTATTGCAATGGTTTTCTGTGTAGGATATCTGTCTGCTCAGACTGCAGCTCCAGCGTCTAATACAACACCAGCAAAAACAGGAGGGCCGCATCTTCAATGGGAGGCAACTGTAATCGATTACGGCGAAATCAAAAAAGGATCTGACCCATTACGTAAGGCTTTATTTACTAACACTGGTACGGAGCCTTTAATCATTAAAAGTGCACGTGGAAGTTGTGGTTGTACCGTTCCAACTTGGCCAAAAGATCCAATTATGCCAGGTGAAAAAGGAGTAATTGAAATCAGATACGACACACAGCGCGTTGGTCCAATCAACAAATCTGTAAGCGTTTCTACAAATGAAAGTGATGAAGAAACCCGAGTTACCATCAAAGGAAATATTTCATCAGATGAAGAACAAACACTTCCTAAAAGTGAAGGAAATGTGTTAACCCCAAAAGGATAA
- a CDS encoding transketolase, translated as MQILEPIQALLNSVKGKYADFKQELIKDFWICQVSRECSIAGRKEVLTGKAKFGILGDGKEVPQVAMARAFQKGDFRSGYYRDQTFMMAIGQCTIKDFFAQLYADPYNDPFSKGLQMNAHFSSELIDSQGNWLNHTERFNISSDISSTGGQMARAFGLAFASKYYRQHPELSHNSNFSKSGNEVSFCTIGDASTSEGVFWETLNAAGVLQVPLAVSVWDDGYGISVPIELQTTKGSISKAVAGFESEGPAQGIKIFTAKAWDYAELVSTYKNGIEYVRTHHMPALFHIQEVTQPQGHSTSGSHERYKSKSRMEWEVENDCIKIMADWLLSKNILDAAKLEEIKELAKQHVKEERQKAWQNYLQPILTLKNELLEICNENQLLHASNELNSLKEPGWNELVEIARNTQLTAINQSQKIKLKEWIDKQFKEADVVFHKNLYSQTTDSAIQVTEVEAVYSSESKEVNGYQILNQFFDTCLASDNRILAFGEDVGQIGDVNQGFMGLQEKHGISRVFDTGIREWTIVGQAIGSAMRGLKPIAEIQYLDYIVYALSPLMDDLATLRYRSGGLQKAPVIIRTRGHRLEGIWHSGSPIGMLLHSLRGIYICVPRNMTQAAGMYNTLLKSGDPGLVIECLNGYRLKEKLPDNLDEFTLPLGKVEILTTGKDITLVTYGSCIRVAQKAVERLLEFGIEIELIDIQTLLPFDRSATISESLKKTNKLLIVDEDVPGGASAYMLQQILEQQNGFKFLDSPPQTITGRDHRSPYGSAGDYFSKPGVEDIIETVLKMMHEYDPSNYPE; from the coding sequence ATGCAGATTCTGGAACCCATTCAAGCTTTACTCAATTCCGTAAAAGGAAAATATGCTGATTTTAAACAGGAATTGATTAAAGATTTTTGGATTTGTCAGGTCAGCAGGGAATGTTCGATTGCAGGCAGAAAAGAAGTGCTAACCGGTAAGGCAAAATTTGGAATTCTTGGAGATGGCAAAGAAGTCCCGCAAGTTGCGATGGCTAGGGCATTTCAAAAAGGGGATTTTCGATCAGGCTATTACCGGGACCAAACTTTTATGATGGCTATCGGGCAATGTACCATTAAAGATTTTTTTGCCCAACTGTATGCAGACCCTTACAATGATCCCTTTAGCAAAGGTCTTCAAATGAATGCCCATTTTTCATCTGAATTAATTGATTCGCAGGGTAATTGGTTAAACCATACCGAACGATTTAATATTTCATCTGACATTTCAAGTACTGGTGGCCAAATGGCGCGTGCATTTGGACTGGCGTTTGCATCCAAATATTACAGACAACATCCAGAACTTTCTCATAATTCCAATTTTTCCAAATCAGGAAATGAAGTTTCTTTTTGTACCATTGGCGATGCATCCACTTCTGAAGGCGTGTTTTGGGAAACGCTTAATGCAGCAGGTGTTTTACAAGTTCCTTTAGCTGTTTCAGTATGGGATGACGGGTACGGTATATCGGTACCCATTGAATTACAAACAACGAAAGGAAGTATCTCCAAAGCAGTTGCTGGTTTTGAATCAGAAGGGCCGGCTCAAGGAATAAAAATTTTTACAGCAAAAGCATGGGATTACGCTGAGCTGGTAAGCACTTATAAAAATGGGATTGAATATGTTCGTACCCATCATATGCCTGCCTTATTTCATATTCAAGAAGTGACCCAACCTCAAGGGCATTCAACTTCAGGTTCACATGAGCGTTATAAATCGAAATCCCGAATGGAATGGGAAGTAGAAAATGATTGCATTAAAATCATGGCCGATTGGTTATTGTCTAAAAACATTTTGGATGCAGCCAAATTGGAAGAAATTAAAGAGTTGGCTAAACAACATGTAAAAGAAGAAAGACAAAAGGCCTGGCAAAATTATTTGCAACCCATTTTAACATTAAAAAATGAGCTTCTTGAAATTTGTAATGAAAATCAATTATTACATGCTTCCAACGAATTAAATTCACTCAAGGAGCCTGGATGGAATGAATTGGTAGAAATTGCAAGAAATACACAACTGACTGCTATAAATCAAAGTCAAAAAATTAAATTGAAAGAATGGATCGATAAGCAATTTAAAGAAGCAGATGTTGTATTTCATAAAAACCTGTATTCTCAAACAACTGATTCAGCAATCCAGGTTACAGAAGTTGAAGCAGTTTACTCATCAGAATCAAAAGAAGTGAATGGATATCAAATCCTCAATCAATTTTTTGATACGTGTTTAGCATCAGATAACCGCATTCTTGCTTTCGGTGAAGACGTTGGACAGATTGGCGATGTGAACCAAGGTTTTATGGGTTTACAGGAAAAACATGGTATTAGCAGGGTTTTTGATACAGGTATCCGAGAATGGACCATTGTCGGTCAAGCCATAGGCAGTGCCATGCGGGGCTTAAAACCCATAGCAGAAATTCAATATCTGGATTACATCGTGTACGCACTTTCCCCTTTAATGGATGACCTGGCAACCCTCAGATACCGATCCGGCGGATTACAAAAAGCACCTGTCATTATAAGGACCAGAGGCCATCGGTTGGAAGGGATTTGGCACTCCGGTTCACCAATTGGAATGTTGTTGCATTCACTTCGCGGTATATATATTTGTGTGCCAAGAAATATGACACAAGCAGCAGGAATGTATAACACGCTTTTAAAAAGTGGCGATCCAGGGTTAGTCATTGAATGTTTGAATGGATACCGCTTAAAAGAAAAGCTTCCTGATAATTTAGATGAATTTACACTTCCTTTAGGTAAAGTTGAAATACTGACTACAGGTAAAGATATTACGCTGGTTACCTATGGATCCTGTATTCGAGTTGCACAAAAAGCTGTTGAAAGACTATTAGAATTTGGTATTGAAATTGAATTAATCGATATCCAAACTTTACTGCCATTTGATCGCAGTGCAACCATATCAGAATCACTTAAGAAAACCAATAAATTACTTATAGTCGATGAAGATGTGCCAGGTGGTGCCAGTGCTTACATGTTACAACAAATATTAGAACAACAAAACGGTTTTAAGTTTTTGGACAGTCCGCCTCAAACAATAACCGGAAGAGATCATCGATCACCCTATGGAAGTGCCGGAGATTATTTTTCCAAACCAGGTGTTGAAGATATTATTGAAACTGTTTTAAAAATGATGCATGAATACGATCCATCAAATTATCCAGAATAA
- a CDS encoding polyprenol monophosphomannose synthase, with translation MQEPNHTNRLLVIIPTYNEIENIESILQTIMQLEIPVEVLVVDDGSPDGTAAAVIKFQNQFPNRIHILERTTKSGLGRAYIAGFKWALERDYEFIAEMDADFSHPPDKLIELYKACTSKTADLSIGSRYVKGGGVINWPKSRLYLSKGASIYVRMITGMNIKDPTAGYVCYSRHVLNSINLDNIRFIGYAFQIEMKYAAHRLGFKMKEIPIQFPDRIRGKSKMNIYIIKEALSGVLTMRFLRSAADYKK, from the coding sequence GTGCAGGAACCAAATCATACAAATCGTTTATTGGTAATAATTCCAACGTATAATGAAATCGAAAACATTGAATCGATTTTACAAACCATTATGCAATTAGAGATTCCCGTGGAAGTGTTGGTCGTGGATGATGGTTCACCGGATGGAACTGCTGCTGCAGTTATAAAATTTCAAAATCAATTTCCAAACAGGATTCACATTCTAGAACGAACAACAAAATCGGGTTTAGGAAGAGCCTACATTGCAGGATTTAAATGGGCATTGGAGCGCGATTATGAATTCATTGCAGAAATGGATGCCGATTTTTCGCACCCGCCAGATAAATTAATCGAACTGTATAAAGCATGCACCTCAAAAACGGCTGACCTAAGTATCGGTTCGCGTTATGTTAAAGGAGGCGGAGTGATTAATTGGCCTAAATCCAGACTTTACCTTTCCAAAGGAGCTTCTATCTATGTACGCATGATAACCGGTATGAACATAAAAGATCCAACCGCAGGTTATGTTTGTTATTCTCGACATGTATTAAATTCAATAAACCTGGATAATATTCGTTTCATTGGATATGCATTTCAAATTGAAATGAAATACGCTGCACATAGACTTGGTTTTAAAATGAAAGAAATTCCAATTCAGTTTCCAGACCGAATTCGAGGAAAATCAAAAATGAATATTTATATTATTAAAGAAGCATTGTCCGGAGTTTTGACCATGCGATTTTTAAGATCTGCAGCAGATTACAAAAAATAA